A genomic region of Saccopteryx bilineata isolate mSacBil1 chromosome 1, mSacBil1_pri_phased_curated, whole genome shotgun sequence contains the following coding sequences:
- the C1H11orf87 gene encoding uncharacterized protein C11orf87 homolog: MSAKAPKELRLALPPCLLNRTFASPNASGGGNASARGPGSGGGTCITQVGHQLFQSFSSTLVLIVLVTLIFCLLVLSLSTFHIHKRRMKKRKMQRAQEEYERDHCSGSRGGRGLTQASGPAPTLIKEPRLERQARDSALCDPSNASSSSSTPDLPCQGPRAPAPPPPAPRPQGTQAASSCLDTAGEGLLQTVVLS, encoded by the coding sequence ATGAGTGCCAAGGCGCCCAAAGAGCTGAGGCTGGCGCTGCCTCCGTGTCTCCTGAACCGGACCTTTGCTTCGCCCAACGCCAGCGGCGGCGGCAACGCGAGCGCGCGTGGCCCGGGCTCGGGCGGCGGCACCTGCATTACACAGGTGGGACACCAGCTCTTCCAGTCCTTCTCCTCCACGCTGGTGCTGATCGTCCTGGTCACGCTCATCTTCTGCCTGCTCGTGCTGTCCCTCTCCACCTTTCACATCCACAAGCGCAGGATGAAGAAGCGGAAGATGCAGAGGGCTCAGGAGGAGTACGAGCGGGATCACTGCAGCGGCAGCCGCGGCGGCAGGGGGCTGACCCAGGCCAGCGGCCCGGCCCCCACCCTCATCAAGGAACCCCGGCTGGAGAGGCAAGCACGGGACTCCGCCCTCTGCGACCCCTCCAacgcctcctcttcctcttcgaCCCCTGACCTCCCGTGCCAGGGTCCCCGTGCTCCTGCACCTCCACCGCCCGCTCCCCGTCCGCAAGGAACACAAGCAGCCTCCTCCTGTTTGGACACAGCTGGCGAGGGCCTGTTGCAAACGGTGGTACTGTCCTGA